A window of the Brassica oleracea var. oleracea cultivar TO1000 chromosome C1, BOL, whole genome shotgun sequence genome harbors these coding sequences:
- the LOC106315675 gene encoding non-specific lipid-transfer protein 2-like, with translation MEMIKASWVSIFAFAAILLVIIVPAAEAVTCSPMQLSPCASAITSSSQPSALCCAKLKEQKPCLCGYMRNRSLRRFVSSPNARKVSNRCKLPIPRC, from the coding sequence ATGGAAATGATCAAGGCCTCATGGGTTTCCATTTTCGCCTTTGCGGCGATTCTCCTTGTGATTATAGTACCGGCGGCAGAAGCGGTGACGTGCTCGCCAATGCAGCTAAGCCCATGTGCATCGGCAATAACGTCGTCTTCTCAACCTTCAGCGTTGTGCTGCGCGAAGTTGAAGGAGCAGAAGCCATGCCTCTGTGGGTACATGAGAAACCGTAGCCTCCGTCGCTTTGTCAGCTCTCCCAACGCTCGTAAAGTCTCTAACCGCTGCAAGCTTCCCATCCCAAGGTGTTGA
- the LOC106315665 gene encoding uncharacterized protein LOC106315665, with protein MELIEFLIICPPSQDHSFIDEVVETAAATTITHVSTLPEGRLYRVSATEVFGPSSPSTDKVMQLYEGFRTSTRFEHEIRLIVKEQSRDLKLWEIVHGAEMFKKDNGDTVVKISGRKVEVDKWFRRLVFLLRRGFFIVPDTDDVTGDDDSDAEE; from the exons ATGGAACTGATTGAGTTCTTAATCATATGTCCACCGTCTCAAGATCACAGCTTCATCGATGAAGTAGTGGAAACAGCCGCAGCTACTACCATTACTCATGTGAGTACTCTCCCGGAAGGAAGGTTATATAGAGTCTCTGCCACCGAAGTTTTTGGCCCTTCGTCTCCATCTACCGACAAAGTCATGCAACTTTATGAAGGTTTCAGAACTTCAACTCGGTTTGAACACGAGATTAGGTTGATCGTGAAAGAACAAAGTCGAGATTTGAAGTTGTGGGAAATTGTACATGGAGCAGAGATGTTCAAGAAAGACAACGGTGACACAGTTGTCAAG ATTTCTGGTAGAAAAGTGGAGGTGGATAAGTGGTTCAGGAGGCTTGTTTTTCTACTGAGAAGGGGTTTTTTCATTGTTCCTGATACTGATGATGTTACTGGTGATGATGATTCTGATGCTGAAGAATGA